A single Rickettsiales bacterium DNA region contains:
- a CDS encoding XRE family transcriptional regulator codes for MIIDKKKIYNFVETQNSSVRNIEEKAGLSRNAIHNILADKSKNPGLETIVKIAKTLGCSVDDLLLLDSKKTATQINELPYNGELYSDVITFINKKYSKSKISMNNLILKDVLQTVDKIYEYSYTNNNQSLDTKFAEWFFQNSKF; via the coding sequence ATGATTATTGATAAGAAAAAAATTTATAATTTTGTAGAGACACAAAATTCAAGTGTTCGTAATATTGAGGAAAAAGCTGGGTTATCCAGAAACGCTATTCACAATATCCTAGCTGATAAATCTAAGAACCCTGGATTAGAAACTATTGTAAAAATAGCAAAAACTCTTGGATGTTCTGTTGATGATTTACTTCTTTTAGATAGTAAAAAAACTGCAACACAAATCAACGAATTACCATATAATGGTGAGTTATATAGTGATGTTATTACTTTTATAAATAAAAAATATAGTAAAAGTAAGATATCAATGAATAACCTTATACTAAAAGATGTATTACAAACAGTAGATAAAATATATGAGTATTCTTATACTAATAATAACCAATCTTTAGATACAAAATTTGCTGAGTGGTTCTTTCAGAACAGTAAATTTTAG